The proteins below are encoded in one region of Microbacterium pygmaeum:
- a CDS encoding type IV toxin-antitoxin system AbiEi family antitoxin domain-containing protein, giving the protein MQILDAVRAGGGIVRAQTLRERGCSSRALTQLVRSGMLVRPRGGWLAVPDADPHLIAAARDGVVLSCVTQARRLGLWVLEHDRTHVAAASHAGGVRIARSGDGRALATVHWMKPAVPRHPHHLIDPIENVLLLVAACQPLESALTIWESALRKQIVDPLALRRLPLPARARHLLELARPSADSGLETLFIVRLRWLRVPITAQLWIAGHHVDVLIGDRLVFQIDGGTHVDEQRSQDIAHDAQLLLMGYSVFRVGYRDVIDHWPRVQEMVSRAVAQGLHLAR; this is encoded by the coding sequence ATGCAGATTCTCGACGCGGTACGAGCGGGGGGCGGCATCGTCCGCGCACAGACCCTGCGGGAGCGCGGCTGCTCGAGTCGCGCACTCACGCAGCTCGTTCGCTCGGGCATGCTGGTTCGCCCGCGTGGCGGCTGGCTCGCTGTGCCCGACGCGGACCCGCACCTCATCGCCGCCGCCCGGGACGGCGTGGTGCTCAGCTGCGTGACACAGGCGAGAAGGCTCGGGCTCTGGGTGCTCGAACACGATCGCACGCACGTCGCCGCGGCCTCGCACGCGGGAGGTGTGCGCATCGCCCGATCCGGGGACGGTCGCGCACTGGCCACGGTCCACTGGATGAAGCCCGCCGTGCCGCGGCATCCGCACCACCTCATCGACCCCATCGAGAACGTCCTCCTCCTGGTCGCCGCCTGTCAGCCGCTGGAGTCGGCACTCACGATCTGGGAGTCGGCACTGCGGAAGCAGATCGTCGACCCCCTCGCCCTCCGGCGGCTTCCGCTGCCGGCCCGCGCCCGGCACCTGCTGGAACTCGCTCGGCCATCCGCCGACTCGGGCCTGGAGACGCTGTTCATCGTGCGATTGCGGTGGTTGCGCGTGCCGATCACTGCGCAGCTGTGGATCGCAGGGCACCACGTCGACGTCCTCATCGGCGACCGACTGGTCTTCCAGATCGATGGCGGCACGCACGTCGATGAGCAGAGGAGCCAGGACATCGCCCACGATGCGCAGCTTCTGCTGATGGGGTACTCAGTGTTCCGGGTGGGCTACCGAGACGTCATCGACCACTGGCCGCGTGTGCAGGAGATGGTGAGCCGCGCAGTGGCGCAGGGTCTGCACCTCGCGAGGTGA
- the valS gene encoding valine--tRNA ligase, producing MSDAHIPDKPALEGLESKWDAAWSAQGTYLFDRAGAAQRGRGGVFSVDTPPPTASGSLHIGHVFSYTHTDLKVRFERMRGKSVFYPMGWDDNGLPTERRVQNYYGVRCDPSLPYDPDFTPPFSGGDNKSSKAADQIPISRRNFIQLCESLTLEDEKQFEALFRQLGLSVDWTQTYRTISDETIRTSQLAFLRNLQRGEAYQALAPTLWDIDFRSAIAQAELEDRDQPAAYHRIAFHQSDGSGDVFIETTRPELLPACVALVAHPDDERYQPLFGSTVRTPLFDVEVPVLAHPLAQKDKGSGIAMICTFGDVTDIVWWRELDLPNRTILGKDGRILAEAPDVIRTPDGKTAYAELAGKTVFSAKKAIVDLLRESGELIGDPKPFTHAVKFFEKGDRPLEIVSTRQWYLRNGARDGELRDTLIALGAGMSWHPDFMRVRYENWTNGLTGDWLVSRQRFFGVPIPVWYGLDENGERDYDRVLTPDLARLPVDPTTDLPEGFTEAQRGVAGGFDAEKDIFDTWATSSLTPQLAGGWERDTELWSLVAPFDLRPQGQDIIRTWLFSTMLRSALEDDRAPWTDAAISGFIVDPDRKKMSKSKGNVVTPADILDQHGTDAVRYWAASSRLGADAAFDPQNPTQVKIGRRLAIKVLNAAKFVLSFPVPEGAEVTHALDASMLTTLDQVVRDATRAYEEYDHARALELTESFFWTFCDDYLELVKERAYDRGDVGQASAALALRTALSTLLRLFAPVLAFAAEESWSWFNEGSVHSATWPEPIGIEGDPAVLGAVSEALTAIRRAKTEAKASQKSAVDHLTIAAPAHVRAAIQLAEGDLKAVGRIGEISYADAETSSVLDIELAAQEA from the coding sequence ATGTCCGACGCGCACATTCCCGACAAGCCCGCCCTCGAAGGTCTCGAATCGAAGTGGGATGCCGCCTGGTCGGCCCAGGGGACATACCTGTTCGACCGCGCCGGGGCTGCCCAGCGCGGCCGCGGAGGGGTCTTCAGCGTGGACACTCCCCCGCCCACCGCCTCCGGCTCGCTGCACATCGGGCACGTGTTCTCCTACACGCACACCGACCTGAAGGTGCGGTTCGAGCGCATGCGCGGGAAGTCGGTGTTCTACCCGATGGGCTGGGACGACAACGGCCTGCCGACCGAGCGCCGCGTGCAGAACTACTACGGCGTGCGCTGCGACCCCTCGCTGCCGTACGACCCCGACTTCACGCCCCCATTCTCGGGCGGCGACAACAAGTCCAGCAAGGCCGCGGATCAGATCCCGATCAGTCGACGGAACTTCATCCAGCTCTGCGAGTCGCTCACGCTCGAGGACGAGAAGCAGTTCGAGGCCCTCTTCCGCCAGCTCGGACTCAGTGTGGACTGGACGCAGACGTACCGGACGATCTCGGACGAGACCATCCGCACGAGCCAGCTCGCGTTCCTGCGCAACCTCCAGCGCGGCGAGGCCTACCAGGCGCTGGCACCGACGCTGTGGGACATCGACTTCCGCTCGGCGATCGCGCAGGCCGAGCTCGAAGACCGCGATCAGCCCGCGGCGTACCACCGGATCGCCTTCCACCAGAGCGACGGCTCGGGTGACGTGTTCATCGAGACGACCCGGCCCGAGCTGCTGCCGGCCTGCGTGGCACTGGTCGCGCATCCCGACGACGAGCGCTATCAGCCGCTGTTCGGCTCCACTGTGCGCACGCCGCTGTTCGATGTCGAGGTGCCCGTTCTGGCGCACCCGCTCGCCCAGAAGGACAAGGGCTCCGGCATCGCCATGATCTGCACCTTCGGCGATGTCACCGACATCGTCTGGTGGCGTGAGCTCGACCTCCCCAACCGCACGATCCTGGGCAAGGACGGTCGCATCCTCGCCGAGGCTCCCGACGTGATCCGCACGCCCGACGGGAAGACCGCGTACGCGGAGCTCGCCGGCAAGACGGTGTTCAGCGCGAAGAAGGCGATCGTCGACCTGCTGCGCGAATCGGGCGAGCTGATCGGCGATCCGAAGCCGTTCACCCACGCCGTCAAGTTCTTCGAGAAGGGCGATCGGCCGCTGGAGATCGTCTCGACGCGGCAGTGGTACCTGAGAAACGGCGCCCGCGACGGCGAGCTGCGCGACACCCTCATCGCACTCGGCGCCGGCATGTCGTGGCATCCGGACTTCATGCGGGTGCGGTACGAGAACTGGACCAACGGCCTCACCGGCGACTGGCTCGTTTCGCGGCAGCGCTTCTTCGGGGTGCCGATCCCCGTCTGGTACGGCCTCGACGAGAACGGTGAGCGCGACTACGACCGCGTGCTCACACCCGACCTCGCGCGCCTGCCCGTCGATCCGACGACCGACCTCCCGGAGGGGTTCACCGAGGCCCAGCGCGGCGTCGCCGGCGGCTTCGATGCGGAGAAGGACATCTTCGACACCTGGGCGACCTCGTCCCTGACCCCGCAGCTGGCGGGCGGCTGGGAGCGCGACACCGAGCTGTGGAGCCTCGTCGCACCGTTCGACCTGCGTCCTCAGGGCCAGGACATCATCCGCACCTGGCTGTTCTCCACCATGCTGCGCAGTGCCCTCGAGGATGACCGGGCGCCGTGGACGGACGCTGCGATCTCCGGCTTCATCGTCGACCCCGACCGCAAGAAGATGTCCAAGTCCAAGGGCAACGTGGTCACACCTGCCGACATCCTCGACCAGCACGGCACCGACGCGGTGCGCTACTGGGCGGCATCAAGCCGGCTCGGCGCGGATGCCGCGTTCGACCCGCAGAATCCGACCCAGGTCAAGATCGGCCGGCGTCTGGCGATCAAGGTGCTCAACGCGGCCAAGTTCGTGCTCTCGTTCCCCGTGCCCGAGGGTGCGGAGGTCACGCATGCGCTGGATGCCTCGATGCTGACCACCCTCGATCAGGTGGTCCGCGATGCGACCCGAGCCTATGAGGAGTACGACCACGCGCGCGCGCTGGAGCTGACCGAGTCGTTCTTCTGGACCTTCTGCGACGACTACCTGGAGCTGGTCAAGGAGCGCGCGTACGACCGCGGCGACGTCGGCCAGGCATCCGCCGCGCTGGCGCTGCGCACCGCCCTGTCCACGCTGCTGCGACTCTTCGCTCCGGTGCTGGCGTTCGCCGCCGAAGAGTCGTGGTCGTGGTTCAACGAGGGATCGGTGCACAGCGCGACCTGGCCCGAGCCGATCGGCATCGAGGGCGACCCGGCGGTGCTGGGGGCCGTCAGCGAGGCGCTGACCGCGATCCGGCGTGCCAAGACGGAGGCGAAGGCGTCGCAGAAGTCCGCGGTCGATCACCTCACCATCGCCGCACCGGCGCACGTGCGCGCGGCGATCCAGCTCGCCGAAGGTGATCTGAAGGCTGTCGGTCGCATCGGTGAGATCTCGTACGCGGATGCCGAGACCAGCAGTGTGCTGGACATCGAGCTCGCCGCACAGGAGGCCTGA
- a CDS encoding epoxide hydrolase family protein, which translates to MTSVRPFTIAVPEAVLDDLRDRLRRTRLLPDSPRKPASGMTSSYLRQLVHAWQEFDWRTRERWLNRHPQFLADVEDTTVHFAHLRSADDAAPALLVMHGWPHTFALQLDFADLLPDFHVVVASLPGFAFSTPYATGPITERRLAATMHALMTDALGYDRYLTYGEDVSANVNDLIAATYPGSVSGILVTHSHFPTAQERVALTAADERAFFARLAEAHSTDGAYGHVQATRPDTLAAALNDSPAGLLAWLTEKLVEWSDTASHDPVQLEQAISRERILTEAMIYWVTQSIGTSFRPYYEGADTPDAIAPVEVPAAVHIQKHEGDYLESLARDYYRDLRVFERLPAGGHFAVGEVPEQMAERTRAFADALGLL; encoded by the coding sequence ATGACCTCCGTCCGACCGTTCACGATCGCCGTGCCCGAGGCCGTCCTCGACGACCTGCGCGACCGTCTGCGGCGCACGCGCCTGCTGCCGGATTCGCCACGCAAGCCGGCATCCGGGATGACCTCGTCCTACTTGCGGCAGCTCGTGCACGCCTGGCAGGAGTTCGACTGGCGCACGCGTGAGCGCTGGCTCAACCGGCATCCGCAGTTCCTCGCCGATGTCGAAGACACGACCGTGCATTTCGCCCACCTGCGCAGCGCCGATGACGCCGCACCGGCCCTGCTCGTGATGCACGGCTGGCCGCACACGTTCGCGCTGCAGCTCGACTTCGCCGACCTGCTGCCGGATTTCCACGTCGTGGTCGCCAGTCTCCCCGGGTTCGCCTTCTCGACGCCGTACGCCACCGGTCCGATCACCGAGCGCCGCCTGGCGGCGACGATGCACGCGCTGATGACGGACGCGCTCGGCTACGACCGGTATCTGACATACGGCGAAGACGTCTCGGCGAACGTCAACGACCTGATCGCCGCGACGTACCCGGGCTCCGTCTCCGGCATCCTCGTCACTCACTCCCACTTCCCGACTGCGCAGGAGCGCGTCGCGCTCACCGCCGCGGACGAACGCGCGTTCTTCGCCCGCCTCGCCGAGGCCCATTCCACCGACGGTGCATATGGACATGTCCAGGCGACCCGGCCCGACACCCTCGCCGCGGCACTGAACGACTCGCCGGCCGGTCTGCTGGCCTGGCTCACGGAGAAGCTGGTGGAGTGGAGCGACACCGCCTCGCACGACCCGGTGCAGCTCGAGCAGGCCATCTCCCGAGAACGCATCCTCACCGAGGCGATGATCTACTGGGTCACCCAGAGCATCGGCACCTCGTTCCGCCCCTACTACGAGGGCGCGGACACGCCGGACGCGATTGCGCCGGTCGAGGTGCCGGCAGCGGTGCACATCCAAAAGCACGAAGGCGACTACCTAGAATCGCTCGCCCGCGACTACTACCGGGACCTGCGCGTTTTCGAGCGGTTGCCTGCGGGCGGGCACTTCGCCGTCGGCGAGGTGCCCGAGCAGATGGCCGAACGCACCCGCGCGTTCGCGGATGCGCTCGGCCTGCTGTGA
- a CDS encoding winged helix-turn-helix domain-containing protein, whose translation MENEQADAADRDAPEIASEQRHQSDRVLDTGALRALAHPLRVRMYDILSQYGPQTASSLAALLDESSGSTSYHLRALAKHDLIRECADRGTGRERWWERPTGGVSFANEDAVKTPAGRSATQIVMNEVLRNRQEQLMEFVNRGLLTNDPSPWREGAMISTATARLTPEQSKELSHKIMALIDDAVDRFRDQTGEDVRPVTIRADLFPLPELGEAS comes from the coding sequence ATGGAGAACGAGCAGGCGGATGCCGCGGACCGCGACGCACCCGAGATCGCATCGGAGCAGCGGCACCAGAGCGACCGGGTGCTCGACACCGGGGCCCTGCGGGCGCTCGCGCACCCGCTGCGGGTGCGGATGTACGACATCCTCAGTCAATACGGCCCGCAGACGGCGAGTTCGCTCGCGGCGCTGCTCGACGAATCCAGTGGTTCCACCAGCTACCACTTGCGGGCCCTCGCCAAGCACGACCTGATCCGCGAATGCGCGGACCGGGGGACCGGCCGCGAGCGCTGGTGGGAGCGGCCTACCGGAGGTGTGTCCTTCGCCAACGAGGATGCGGTCAAGACCCCCGCTGGCCGTTCAGCCACGCAGATCGTGATGAACGAGGTGCTTCGCAACCGTCAGGAGCAGCTGATGGAGTTCGTCAACCGGGGACTGCTCACCAACGACCCGAGTCCGTGGCGTGAAGGGGCGATGATCTCCACCGCGACAGCGCGCCTCACACCGGAGCAGAGCAAAGAGCTCTCGCACAAGATCATGGCGTTGATCGATGACGCCGTCGACAGATTCCGCGATCAGACCGGCGAGGACGTCCGGCCCGTCACCATCCGGGCCGACCTGTTCCCGCTGCCCGAACTGGGAGAAGCATCATGA
- a CDS encoding MFS transporter, translating to MRGRAVLAATSSEHPARKPKTPLGRDFAKLWSAATFSNLADGLGRTAVPLIATTLTRDPLAISAIAALAFLPWLIFGLPAGMIVDRFDRRWIMAIANTLRGATALALAILTVTGTLSIWSLFAGTLVFGLGETLFDNATNAVIPGVVERAQLDRANGRMQAAQVTIDMFIAQPIAGVLFAVSLALPLWIGSIGYLVPIVLALLLPLSAARPFRAAPAPDPDAPAVVAGGMTAEPVPAGAALHTTTAREAISYLWGHRYLRLMVLFVALVGSCLSFAQAATILYFLDDLDVPEWAIGFVTAGVGIGALAGSLVASRFVDRFGRGRVMFAANLGAGVGLALTGLAPEVYSAVAAYSLSAFSISLWNVPWGALRQQIVPPKLFGRVLGIIRMLTWGVFPIATLLGGWVSSETTLRLPFVLAGAITVLAALAGARLLITGTRRAGAEAGATKD from the coding sequence ATGAGAGGACGGGCCGTCCTGGCCGCGACGTCATCCGAGCATCCGGCTCGGAAACCGAAGACCCCGCTCGGTCGAGACTTCGCGAAGCTGTGGAGCGCCGCGACGTTCAGCAATCTGGCCGATGGGCTCGGTCGCACCGCCGTCCCGCTGATCGCGACCACGCTGACCCGCGACCCGCTCGCGATCTCCGCGATCGCCGCCCTGGCCTTCCTGCCGTGGCTGATCTTCGGGCTGCCGGCGGGCATGATCGTCGACCGGTTCGACCGTCGGTGGATCATGGCGATCGCGAACACGCTCCGCGGCGCCACCGCGCTGGCCCTCGCGATCCTGACGGTCACCGGCACCCTGAGCATCTGGAGCCTGTTCGCCGGCACGCTGGTCTTCGGCCTGGGCGAGACGCTCTTCGACAACGCCACCAACGCGGTGATTCCCGGAGTCGTCGAGCGCGCGCAGCTGGACAGGGCGAACGGGCGGATGCAGGCGGCCCAGGTGACGATCGACATGTTCATCGCGCAGCCCATCGCGGGCGTGCTGTTCGCGGTCTCACTCGCACTGCCGCTGTGGATCGGCTCGATCGGCTACCTGGTTCCGATCGTCCTTGCACTCCTGCTGCCGCTGTCCGCGGCTCGTCCGTTCCGCGCCGCCCCAGCGCCGGATCCCGATGCGCCCGCCGTGGTCGCCGGGGGTATGACAGCAGAGCCCGTCCCCGCCGGAGCGGCTCTGCACACGACGACCGCACGTGAGGCGATCAGCTATCTGTGGGGGCACCGCTATCTCCGACTCATGGTGCTGTTCGTCGCGCTCGTCGGCAGCTGCCTGTCCTTCGCCCAGGCCGCCACGATCCTGTACTTCCTCGATGATCTGGACGTTCCGGAATGGGCGATCGGGTTCGTGACGGCCGGGGTCGGCATCGGCGCGCTCGCCGGCTCTCTGGTCGCCTCGCGATTCGTGGACAGATTCGGTCGCGGTCGGGTGATGTTCGCCGCCAACCTCGGCGCCGGGGTCGGGCTCGCGCTGACCGGATTGGCTCCCGAGGTGTATTCGGCGGTGGCCGCCTACTCGCTGTCGGCCTTCTCGATCTCGCTGTGGAACGTGCCCTGGGGGGCGCTCCGCCAGCAGATCGTTCCACCGAAGCTCTTCGGCCGAGTGCTCGGCATCATCCGGATGCTCACCTGGGGAGTCTTCCCGATCGCCACCCTCCTCGGAGGATGGGTTTCCTCGGAGACCACCCTCCGGCTGCCGTTCGTCCTCGCCGGTGCGATCACGGTGCTCGCCGCGCTCGCCGGAGCGCGCCTGCTCATCACAGGTACGCGTCGGGCCGGCGCGGAAGCCGGCGCCACGAAGGACTGA
- a CDS encoding M3 family metallopeptidase has product MVNDNPLLVPTVLPYGLPDYAAIHPEHYLPAFEQAFAAHAAEISAITRVRSMPTFENTMVRLEESGKLLGDVSRTFYTVSSADATTEIQEIEEQLAPLMSAHHDSIELDSALFWRVKTLHDQLDDLGLEPEQRYLVERHFREMTHAGAGLDDDAKERLTTLNQRLSTLTTTFEKNLLADTNDLAIVFEDEAELDGLTEGELSAAAQAAADRGLEGKFVVTLTLFTGHPYLSTLTDRESRRRILEASRSRASRGNANDNRDVLQEIVRLRAERAALLGYDSHAAYITSDETAGSPEAVHELLRRLAVPAARNAAREQAALQAIIDAEPQPFALEAHDWAFYTEKVRAAEYDLDRTALRPWFEAERVLQDGVFRAATELYGITFTERHDLRGYHPDVRVFEVNDPDGGSLGLFLLDLYTRDAKRGGAWMNSIVLQSRLRGTQPIVVNNLNVPKPAAGRPTLLTLDEVTTLFHEFGHALHGLFATVTYPHFAGTNVFRDFVEFPSQVNEMWIFWPEILDAYARHVDTGEPLPHDVVDKLSASEAFNQGFATSEYLGASWIDQAWHSLSAEEAAADIDVVAFEASALAEVGLDNPVVPTRYSSTYFAHVFSGGYSAGYYSYIWSEVLDADTVEWFRENGGLTRENGQRFRERLLGVGGSKDPLEAYRDFRGRAAEIEPLLKRRGLES; this is encoded by the coding sequence ATGGTGAACGACAATCCTCTTCTGGTGCCCACCGTGCTGCCGTACGGCCTCCCCGACTATGCAGCCATCCACCCGGAGCACTACCTGCCCGCGTTCGAGCAGGCGTTCGCCGCCCATGCCGCGGAGATCTCCGCCATCACCCGCGTGCGCTCGATGCCCACGTTCGAGAACACGATGGTGAGGCTCGAGGAGAGCGGCAAGCTCCTCGGCGACGTCTCACGGACGTTCTACACGGTCTCGTCTGCGGACGCGACGACCGAGATCCAGGAGATCGAGGAGCAGCTGGCGCCGCTGATGTCCGCTCACCACGACTCGATCGAACTCGATTCCGCGCTGTTCTGGCGGGTCAAGACGCTGCACGATCAGCTGGACGATCTCGGACTCGAGCCCGAGCAGCGCTATCTCGTCGAGCGCCACTTCCGGGAGATGACGCACGCGGGCGCCGGTCTGGACGACGACGCCAAGGAGCGCCTGACGACGCTCAACCAACGGCTCTCGACGCTGACGACCACGTTCGAGAAGAACCTGCTGGCGGACACCAATGACCTGGCGATCGTGTTCGAGGACGAGGCCGAACTCGACGGACTGACGGAGGGAGAACTCTCCGCCGCCGCACAGGCCGCCGCCGATCGCGGACTCGAGGGGAAGTTCGTGGTGACGCTCACGCTGTTCACCGGGCACCCGTACCTGTCCACCCTCACTGATCGCGAGAGCCGCCGCCGGATCCTCGAGGCGTCGCGTTCCCGCGCATCGCGGGGCAACGCCAACGACAACCGCGATGTCCTTCAAGAGATCGTCCGCCTGCGTGCCGAACGCGCCGCGCTCCTGGGCTACGACTCGCACGCCGCCTACATCACCTCCGATGAGACGGCCGGTTCGCCGGAGGCGGTGCACGAACTGCTCCGGCGACTGGCGGTTCCGGCCGCCCGCAACGCCGCCCGCGAGCAGGCCGCGCTGCAGGCGATCATCGACGCCGAGCCGCAGCCCTTCGCCCTCGAGGCGCACGACTGGGCGTTCTACACCGAGAAGGTGCGCGCAGCGGAGTACGACCTGGACCGCACGGCACTGCGGCCCTGGTTCGAAGCCGAGCGGGTGCTCCAGGACGGGGTCTTCCGCGCCGCCACCGAGCTGTACGGGATCACCTTCACCGAGCGGCACGACCTGAGGGGCTATCACCCCGATGTGCGCGTGTTCGAGGTCAACGACCCCGACGGCGGTTCCCTCGGTCTCTTCCTGCTCGACCTGTACACGCGCGATGCGAAACGGGGTGGCGCATGGATGAACTCCATCGTCCTGCAGTCGCGGCTGCGCGGCACGCAGCCGATCGTCGTCAACAACCTGAACGTCCCCAAGCCCGCGGCGGGCAGACCGACGCTGCTGACGCTCGATGAGGTGACGACCCTGTTCCACGAGTTCGGCCACGCGCTGCACGGGCTGTTCGCGACGGTGACCTACCCGCACTTCGCCGGGACGAACGTCTTCCGCGACTTCGTCGAGTTCCCGAGCCAGGTCAACGAGATGTGGATCTTCTGGCCGGAGATCCTCGATGCGTATGCGCGCCACGTCGACACCGGCGAGCCACTCCCCCACGACGTCGTCGACAAGCTGTCCGCCTCGGAGGCGTTCAACCAGGGCTTCGCCACCAGCGAGTACCTCGGCGCGTCCTGGATCGACCAGGCGTGGCATTCCCTGAGCGCCGAGGAGGCTGCCGCGGACATCGATGTGGTCGCGTTCGAGGCATCCGCTCTGGCAGAGGTCGGACTGGACAACCCCGTCGTGCCCACCCGGTACTCGTCGACCTACTTCGCGCACGTGTTCTCGGGCGGCTACAGCGCCGGTTACTACTCCTACATCTGGAGCGAGGTCCTCGATGCCGACACCGTCGAATGGTTCCGCGAGAACGGCGGGCTCACGCGCGAGAACGGCCAGCGGTTCCGCGAGCGGCTTCTCGGCGTCGGCGGTTCGAAGGATCCGCTCGAGGCCTACCGCGACTTCCGCGGACGCGCCGCTGAGATCGAGCCCCTGCTGAAGCGGCGCGGCCTCGAAAGCTGA